A window of Ovis canadensis isolate MfBH-ARS-UI-01 breed Bighorn chromosome X, ARS-UI_OviCan_v2, whole genome shotgun sequence contains these coding sequences:
- the NKAP gene encoding NF-kappa-B-activating protein — protein sequence MAPVSGSRSPEWEASSSGGKRRSSSKSPKPSKSSRSPRGRRSRSRSCSRSGDRNGLSHQLTGSSQGSRNQSYRSRSRSRSRERPSAPRGAPFASASSSAYYGGYSRPYGSDKPWPSLLDKEREESLRQKRLSERERIGELGAPEVWGLSPKNPEPDSDEHTPVEDEEPKKSTSSASTSEEEKKKKKKSSHSKERSKKRRKKKSSKRKHKKYSDDSDSDSDSDTDSSDEDTKRRAKKAKKKEKKKKHRSKKYKKKKSKKSRKDSSDSSSKESQEEFLENPWKDRSKPEEPSDLIGPEAPKTLASQDDKPLNYGHALLPGEGAAMAEYVKAGKRIPRRGEIGLTSEEIASFECSGYVMSGSRHRRMEAVRLRKENQIYSADEKRALASFNQEERRKRENKILASFREMVYRKTKGKEDK from the exons ATGGCTCCGGTGTCTGGCTCCCGCAGCCCGGAGTGGGAGGCCTCGAGCTCCGGGGGGAAGCGTCGCAGTTCTTCGAAGAGCCCTAAGCCTAGCAAATCCTCTCGCTCCCCGCGCGGCCGCCGCTCTCGCTCGCGCTCTTGCTCTCGGTCCGGGGACCGGAATGGCCTCAGCCATCAGCTGACTGGCTCCAGCCAAGGCTCCCGAAACCAGTCCTACCGTTCGCGCTCGCGATCACGCTCTCGAGAGCGGCCCTCCGCACCGCGCGGCGCCCCTTTCGCTTCTGCCTCCTCGTCTGCCTATTATGGCGGCTACTCACGCCCCTACGGGAGCGACAAGCCGTGGCCTAGCCTCCTGGacaaggagagggaggagagctTGCGGCAGAA GAGActaagtgagagagagaggattGGAGAATTGGGAGCTCCTGAAGTGTGGGGACTTTCTCCAAAGAATCCAGAACCAGA CTCTGATGAACACACACCAGTAGAGGATGAAGAGCCAAAGAAAAGCACCAGTTCAGCTTCTACTTCAgaag aagaaaagaagaagaagaagaagtctaGTCATTCAAAAGAAAGATccaagaaaaggaggaagaaaaaatcatctaaaagaaaacacaagaagtATTCTGATGATAGTGACAGCGACTCTGATTCTGACACAGACTCCAGTG ATGAAGATACAAAAAGGAGAGCAAAGAAagccaagaaaaaggaaaagaagaagaaacacagatc gaagaaatataagaaaaagaagtCTAAGAAGAGCAGAAAAGATTCCAGTGACTCAAGTTCTAAAGAGTCCCAAGAAGAGTTTCTGGAGAATCCTTGGAAGGATCGATCAA AGCCTGAAGAACCCTCAGATTTGATTGGCCCAGAGGCTCCCAAAACACTTGCCTCTCAAGATGATAAACCTCTGAA CTATGGCCATGCTCTGTTACCCGGTGAAGGTGCAGCTATGGCTGAATATGTAAAAGCTGGAAAACGTATCCCACGAAGAGGTGAAATTGGCTTGACAAGTGAAGAAATTGCATCATTTGAATGTTCAGGTTATGTAATGAGTGGTAGCAG GCATCGCCGAATGGAAGCTGTGCGTCTGCGAAAAGAGAACCAGATCTATAGTGCTGATGAGAAGAGAGCCCTTGCATCCTTTAACCAAGAAGAGAGAcgaaagagagaaaacaagatcCTGGCCAGTTTTCGAGAGATGGTATACAGAAAAACTAAAGGGAAAGAGGACAAATAA